The Macrobrachium nipponense isolate FS-2020 chromosome 1, ASM1510439v2, whole genome shotgun sequence genome includes a window with the following:
- the LOC135219380 gene encoding uncharacterized protein LOC135219380, whose product MPVTTTAATIVAAASSPHVGTLMNKVDEQLRTAGYDLKSFIKSIDLHTVGFLTLLVVAAIFLFDLLNYGYSAYLGNTSSYSSYGRSLVTNAAKVWDQREQLGFNNVITRGSRGLDSMTQILDSLADAVLKYEGEDNKVESSRQSKDL is encoded by the exons ATGCCAGTCACCACCACCGCCGCTACCATTGTCGCTGCAGCATCCAGCCCGCACGTCGGCACCTTGATGAACAAGGTGGACGAGCAGCTACGAACCGCCGGCTACGATCTCAAGAGCTTCATCAAGTCCATCGACCTCCACACCGTCGGCTTCCTCACCCTCCTCGTCGTGGCCGCCATCTTCCTCTTCGACCTCCTGAACTACGGCTACTCTGCCTACCTCGGGAACACGTCCTCCTACAGCTCTTACGGCAGGAGCCTCGTCACCAACGCGGCCAAGGTCTGGGACCAAAGGGAGCAGCTGGGATTCAACAACGTCATTACTCGTGGCAG cCGCGGTCTCGACTCCATGACACAAATTCTGGACTCTCTAGCGGACGCCGTACTCAAATACGAAGGAGAAGACAACAAGGTTGAGAGTTCAAGGCAATCGAAGGACCTCTGA